The DNA sequence AATGAAAAATTGTGATAGCTAGAATGATCTACCATCTGTCTTTCTATTATGTGTTTTTTGAATTGTGATTCCTCTTGAAAACTGTGATATCAGGATATAGTTTTCTATTATGTTTTGTCGATCATTTGgtaaaatttgtaatataaatgactacgttttctttctattatGTGTTTTGTTAATCCTCTTGCATGAAATTTTACTATCATTATTTCTTTCAACATCATATGAGACAATGACCCTTATTCTGACATGTTGCTTGCctttatcatttaattttttgcCGGGGCTTTGATGAATTACCTACAAAGTAAACATGCTAACTAGAAAGATCACAAGGACTCAGACTGTTTTTATACAAAACGCATGACATGCACCAAAAGTGTTAGGTTCATAAGAAATtaacacacacacgcacatatATGTTCCGATTCCCATTGAACTGAGAAAATCTTTGAGAGATCCTGAAACATGCCAATTACTTTTGGTGTTTCTTACTGTAAATAACCAGCAGGCTTATCTCTGCTATCTTCACACAGAAGCACAAGACTATTAAGTGAATTAACCTGAAAAAGACAAGTTCAAGCTTGGATGGCTCTTTTAAGTTTTTCTCTACCTTTGTTTACGAATCTCAGTGAAGGTGTGAAGATTTCCCTGAGGGTGATTGGCTTCTTCAACAGCTTGGGATGGTCTCTAAGTGGGTCAATGGGAAATCTGGAACCTACTCATATATAAGGAAATTTCTCACTCCAAGAGTTTGACTCGTCTCTTTTTCATGCATACTAGCTCAGCGTTTTAACAATATATCTAGGACGGTAGGACCCTCATTCTCCTCCGTTGCTTGCGTTCTAGCTTATTCATTCCCTAGCTTTGCATCTAATTCTTTGCACGGAAAAGACTTTGTCGAGGTTGAAGGCTCATGCGGAAATGATTTGGAAGAAAGGAACTCTATCCTTAAAGCATTAGCTGCAGATTAACTATGAGAAGGATATATGGAAAAGCAAGGTTACTCATCGCCAATGCTACTGCAGGAAAGTCTTTAAATGATCCTGTCACGCATCTTCTATATGGATGTTGAGGTTTAAAATGGTTGCATGAGGGAGTTTCGGCGGGTAACCCACTAATCTTGAAAAGTGCAGTACCTCCACCCAAAACATGAATTTGTTTTTTTCTTTACATTAACAAGTTAAAGATAAGTTTCAAAACCCAAATAGAAGCATTAACATCTTCCATATTTACTGGTATGTGAATCTGATACAATGATGAAAATAACATAATATAGATAGAAAGAACATAATTTACGGTGATAAGATCAGTAGAATTGCCTCATTTATTATTCAAGGGAACAAAGTTAATTGTTTCCGcgttttcagaaaaaaaaaaaaaagaagttaatTGTTTCCGCGTATCCCATATAAGGATGGTCATCGAGTCACTTCGGGGCCGGGGAGTGCTATCCGCGCCCTCGATCCCCGAACCCTGGTCCATTCCCCGAACCCGCCCCGATTGCGTGGACTCGGATTGTTAATTATACAAAACGCAAGACCTGCTCCCAAAATTGTTACATTTGGAAGAAATAACTGCACAGACACACATTATGTTTCGATTCTCACAGAATTGGGACAACCTTTGAGAGGTCCTAGAAACCTGCCAAATACATTTGGTGTTTCTAGTTGTAAATAATCAGGCTTATCACTGTGATCTGCAGATATCAAACTTCATCTAAACTAGACTATTAACCAAAGAAAAGCACCATTTCAAATCTTGGACGGATCAATGGTCTAGAATGAAAAGCTTTTTTGTAAAGATTTCCCAGGGGGCACTTGACTTCTTAAACGGCTTGGGATGGCGTAGGTGGGTGGCTCAATGGGAAATCCGGAAGCAGGAATCTACTTCTTCCTGAGGGAATTTCTCGCTCCAAGAGTTGGTCTGACCTCTTCTTCTCATCATACTAGCTTTCCTTTCAACATCATATCTAGGACCCTTATTCCCTCCTGCTGTTTGCCTTCTAGCTTCTTCATCCTGTAGCCGTGCATCTAATTCTTTGCTGGGATAATACTTTGGCAAGCTTGAAGGCTCACATGGAAGAAAAGAACTGATTCTGTGAAGCCTTAGCTGCATACTAGAGATAAGGAACTAGGGAAAGTAAGGAATTCATTAGCGCTAAAGCTGGTGCAGGGAAGTCCTCCAGTGTTCTGCCACATATCTTCTATATGGTTGTTGAGGCTTAAATATGGTTGCATGAGGCAGCTTTGATTTCTTTGATAACCTTCAGGGAGTGAGCCGCAAACCTTGAAAATTTATTCCGTTGCTCCACCTAGAATACAAATTTGTTTTATTCCTTACacaaacaaaaataagttacaaaccACAAATAGAAGCATTTACATCTTCCAATTGTTCTGGTATATAAATTTGATACAATGATGCCAGGAACAAAATATAGATAGAAAGAACAGAATCCGCAGTAACTAGATCACTGTAATTGTTTAAGCTATTGTTCATTCGATCAAAGTAAAATGTTTCCACGATATTCCATTCTTTATTTAAGTGTACTGACCTCTGCAAATAAGATTTAGCTAACTAGACTCCACTGCAAAGCTCTTGCAGAAAACAAGATAAATTAATGGGTGAAGGCACCCTTTTTACCCCAGAATTACAAGCATTTTCCAGGTACACAATTTTGCTAAATAAACTTATAACAGTAAAATTGGTGCTATAGAACTAACTTTTTTCTCTCATCTTTAAAAACAGAAATAGTGCACAAGCACAAGTCTTCCAGATGTAATAACATGAAACACTTTTTTTCCCACTTCAAAGAAATGATTTGCCAACTTAGATTAACACTCGTCTTGAAAAGCCTTTAACCAGTCACTTAATTGCAGAACAAATATACAAGTAGCATCGTTTGGAGGTCTACTGGATATGCTATAAATTTTGTCTGATTATGGACCAATTATTATGTTGGATCTTTCGTAATATCGTTGCCAGAAGGTATAATGTTAAAAGCATGTcaattttcaaaagaaaaattttctctctttctctaaTGACAGCAACTGTAACAGTTTATAGATCTGCCTACAGAAGCTGGTAAAGAACAATTGCCACGAAAAACAACAGATAGTAATCTGTATCACACCAGTGTTATGAACTATCACTTCATCAGCAGAAAACCTTAGCAACTGTAAAACTAAAAACACCACCATCACAGCATATCCTCTAGATCTCGGCATACCATCTGGTCGGAAAAACTAGTTTAATCTCTTATACAATCTCAGATAATCCTTCAGTAACCTGTCCCAACTGATTTAGGATTCCTAAAGCATTCAAATTATCCTTTAAAGCCTCAAAAGACCAACTCTGGATTCTATGTTTTCGTGTTCTACGTCTCGGTAGTTGTTCAACCAAGTTTTTATGCTTATATACTCTGTTTGATAATTTGGTTTGGTTAGCCTTACCATCGTTTAGCAATGTAACAGATAACAAGCACCTGCAGAGCCTCAATTCTATTATAAAACTGTGCCAGCGACTGAGCTCAAGTTACATAATATATACTAATTTGTGCAATTATAATTGAGATCAAGTTACACAAAAACAGTGCAACCTCCTTAACCAAAACGCAGAAACACGAATTTACGAGATTACAAGATTATATAGCAACAATGCAGTAGCAGTTTCAAGCGCATCAAGTTTACGAATTCTCATGTGTCATCACTGAACAAATTGGTCAGGTGACTTGTTCTGCAATTTGGAATAGATTCAATAGATAACTGGTCGCCAATTCCATGACTCTGTCTTTTACTGAGAATCTATCCCAAATAACTGAGTTAATATAATAAGTCATATACTTCTGTAAATAACCGCAACGTGAATAAATTTATCATATCAATGTAAATCATATACTTAGTGAGGTTGAACCATGTAAATATTAATTCCTGATCACTCTACTTAAATAAAGATGAGACTGACCATAACAACAAATTTTCTTCCACATAGTAAAGCAAAgttcttattattttattctgGACAATTTACATGTTTTGCACATTTAGGTTGAGCACTCTAAGTTTCtggtaagatatatattaacttCAATTTACTAGGATCACAACATTGTGAGTCCAAAcgtatttgataaattaaagaggaaaacaaaatttaaaccgCATGCAAAACAGTAATTGCTTCAACATTATCCATATGAAACTCTCAAAAAAGGGCAGCAAATAAgatgaaaataagaaaattaaaaatgattaccTGGACGATATAAAGCTTATGAAGAGACTCTGTATCCGCGTTTTCAAGAATATTTTgctctaaaaatttatatatctatgtTGATTGCTGCACAAATCGAAGAGTGATGCTGTTTGTTAATTGAAGATGGTAACCTCTGCCGTAGATCCCCAAATTTCATCCAGACAACTGCGTAACATAAGGTTACATATGTGTTCTTTTACATCCAATCATCTTCTGTGAACAAATAGGAATTGTttgatatgatttttatttatccAACGCTGTAGCCTGTATGTGTAGCTGGCCCctattatataagtatatattaaaGATTCATAAAGGTGTGCTTGGAACCTTTGGTGCAAGTCTTATCCATTTGTAGTCAGAGTCACTCCTATATCCACTATCCACCAGTAGATAATAGAACTTATACTagcaaaatatgaaaataataaaaacagagtaataaataaaaaactgcAATAGAAGCATATTTGAAATGGACGTCTTTGCAGTATCTTTCAAGCAGTTCGTAGGTAAAACTTTATGTTTGAGTAGAAGTTAGTCTATGTATAGATTCGCCCGTTATACCGGAAGTTAGAATAATCCAACCCCCAGCAAGTAATCAACTGACACAAGGTTTCATCTTCCAAACTACCAGCATAAAAGGGGAACTCTGAAGCCTCAAATGTAGGATACATAGTTTTTCTAACTAGTTTTCCATCTGCACTGAACGCAAAGATGGGAATATGAAACAGGAGCACATCATAAGTAGACCGGCCATACCAAAAATAGGAGGAGTCTAACTCATGCATCAACTTGCTTCCAGGTGATAccaaccaaggcatatctcCAACAAGGTGTTTGCTTACGGAAGATTCCGTATTGTTTACCAAAATGCGGATCACTTCAAACTCATCATCAGTACCCTTCTTCCGAAAATACCTTTCTTTTAACTTTGTTAGGAACTCGATAATTGACATCACTTCTTTTGAGCCATCATCGACATTAAGCAAGTTATTAAAGCTTTCAAGAACAAGCATAACTTTCTTCCCAGAAAGTAGTGAGAAAGGAACCTTCAAAACCAAATTAACAAGTTAGTCAATGATCACAAAGAGAAAAGTTGAAAAGCAATGGTAAAAATTGGAAAGCTTTTGAGCTTTACAGAAGTTATAAAGTCTGTAATCTGCAACTTGCAGGATTTGTGAAGAAATTGTTTGAATTGGAGAAAGATAATCCACATAACTGAAAACATGCATAAAAAGATCTAAGAATTCACCTGAGACCCGTCGTTCCTTCTAAAGACAGTGTTCGGATCCCAGAGCATCTCCCACCTCAGTTCCTTTATTTTTTCAGTCTCCAACTCCGCAGCCTTCTTTCGGGTGAATGGGTATCCTCCAATCCCATACTTATGCAACATTCTAAAGCCAAATGGTTCAATGTAATCCGCATGAGGCCCAAAAATTACAAGACGAGGTGAATAATCACACTGGAACTCGAAAACCCGCATCAACTTCTTATAACACATGTCTTTAAATGGCAGCGCCAACCAAGGCATATTCTTGAACTTTTCCCAAAATGATTCTTCACTTTTCCAAAATAACTTTTCACTTCTCCATTGCTTCCTGTAACGTGGCTCATAAATGTAAACAAGCACAACCTCAAATACGTTCTTGATTTTGAACTCTTCATACACCAACTTAAGTTTTTCAGTTCGCGAATCGGGAAAATCAGGGTGGTAAAAATACAAGGCTACAACTTTATCTTCAAAAGTGTGAATAGGTATCTGTTGGTACAAACAGGTATCAATAACTGAGTTAGCAGATTATTAGGAAGAAGATTAGTTACACTTTTTCTATACGCCTagtaagcaaaaaaaaaatataagcaaAATAAAAACTGTTAAGTCCGACATGAGCATATGACCAATGATCTCTTATGTAAAGAAAAATGTTAATCTAGACTATAATTGTTTCTATATCCCCTTGACTTGGTTTGGCAATGAGGGATTGAGAGTTCGAAGCTCAGTCGATATTGTAGGAtgagttaatattttattctgtaagagcatctccattGTTAGCAATCTTTGGTGCCAAATCTCCGAAATCACCACATACATatcaacttataatttttaaaaagtttgttTTCCATTAGAAATTGCTCCAATGATTGGTAGCCAAAAGTTATTTAGAGGTCCCAACATCTTGCCTGTGACACAATCATATGTCATAAGTATTTATGTAGGCTAGTAATTAGCTACTATTTAACTTTAACTTGGTCACGCGAAAGAAGTTCGCACCCATTCCTTCACAGATAGTTTAAAGAATAGCATCTCAAGTTGGCACCCTTTTATCATGCTTGCAACTCCAAGAGAGAGCTAAAAAAAGTGTCCTGCCACAAGGCACTTTCCCCCCTTTTCGCACCAATTGTTGGAGAAGCTCCAATCGACCATTACCAAAAAACCTCTCATCTACTGTCACAAGCCCCCGTTGTCAATGATTCCTCCCACTTTTCCGTACACACAGTCCTTATGGTTAGGCGAGCACAATAGTTTAGTTGGTGGACAAACGTGACCTAGATAATGTCGCTTTCAGTCTTAGGGCAAGTCCCGACATTAATACAGAGGCTTACATATTGCATGTGACTAAAGTATCCCATctctttaaaaatattgatatatgtaaactaatttatatatatcatcagTTACGGATAAGAAAGAAAtacaatgtagtcaaaattctgaattacttattttaatataatgaatGGAGAATGAGAGATGAGGTAATATAGAATAAaagaaatgatatattttacaatGGTGTTTTATATAAAATCCAATACAATAAAATTAGTATGACCTGAGTATCAGTGAATCAATATATGAAATTATGGAACATATAAACCATACCTTATCACCATTGTTTGAAATGACGTAATCACGCTGGGGAAAGCCCAATAGTGTTTTCAAGCAGGGTTGCTGAGTTGCTAAATAATCTTCCGTCCGCAAAAATTTAAGTCTTTTGTCACTAAAAGGATATCCTAAGGATCCATAGTACTCAAGAATATCCCAAGACCAAGAGCAACATTGTAACACCATGCCTGTTTGGTCAACAATATACAAATTAGGTTGAAAAACATGTTCTTCAGACACACCAAAGCTTCTTTGCACATGTTTCCTGGATGTTACATCTGAAAATGGGATGGCTGTCCACGGCATGCAAGAAAATAAATCATGAAAGACCTTGTGAGAGTCAGTTTCAAGAGAAGGATGGACTGGTATTTGTGCTCCGAAGTTATCATCATCGAGATCATTACAGGCAACCAGAAtgatttcaaaattattgacCGGACGTAGATCATCATATACGTCCTTGAGCAATGCTGTGTGCCACAATGAGTGTTTAGGATTTTTTGCAGATAGTGGCAGGAAATATATACCAACAACCTTGCCTTCCAATTGCTCAGCCTTAACCTAAAACATTGACAATATTAAGTAAATATGCTAAAATGAATCATAATGTActtgaattaagaaaataacaaataaacgaATGATGAGTAtatatgaaattagaatccGTAATTAGACATAAAATACCATACATGTTGGTGGTTGTTTTTGACGAGATAATTCCTGTTGTGAGTGAAGAGAAGGTCAGTCAAAGAAATGGTATCTCCTTTGGTTATGCCCCATTTGCCCCATTTTAATTTGTGATCAGATGCAGCATGATAGCGTTTACATTCAGTATATCCTCCTCCTGTCATAATGCCTTAATAacaaaacttatataattattataattcacCAACAATAATATAATTACAATTCACCAACAAGATAATTTTGATATCAATTAAAGAAAACCCCAAGTAagcaatttataaattttgaaaacggTTTACCAGACAAGTGCAGAGAATTGAATGAACAAAATATTGTGCTCTTTACACATGTTGATAATGTTCTTGTAGTTGCACAAGTTGTAAGTCTGCTGGAAAACTTTACTCGCAAAATATATTTACCCAAGCTTCTCATCGACAGCATACCAAAAAACATTTGCAAGAGACTGTGTAGATACCTGCAGCAGTGTGTGTGATAGTGAAAGGGCGTGTTTGGGACCAAGGACGCTCTCAACAAATATGGGCGCACATGATCTATATATATAGCATAGTAAACATAATAAGTGGAATAGGGTATAAATTTGTATTCATCTTTTCACGCTACTAGGATGACAGAAACACACGTAAGCACCGTtgtctaatttatttatttatttaccgGTTTATCTTCATTACACagtttttattaatactttttaattttaatataaattattttagcacCGATCACAACACattcattcctaaattttaaatcaattatattatattaaagatttttctttatttaacattttaatcatattttactAATCATggttaaattaaaattctaatttgtatagaataataattttatttaacatatctatataatttatatttttaaaatacttactaaaaatttaatattttaatttgaaatcaattataatatataattatatatttttaaattaattttcttagtTTGACatttaataaacaaaaaactctttaaatataaattcaattatAATTAGAGTATATTGCAGTTTGTAACCCCTGAATTTGGTAAAAAAAACAGTTAAGTACTCATACTTTAAGTCGTTGCAGTCCGCCTCCTAAACTTCAAAAAGCATTTCAGTTTGTAACCCTTCCGTTAATTTAGTCCGTTAACGTTAAATCTGACTCTAGGTACAGGGGAGTTTTTTTACtttcataatataatatttgacttTTATCAAAaagcatttaaaataatttgattttatatttataaaatattaattcttttattaaaaaaatatagttttcAAATCTGATTCGTTAAATAAAAGTATgatttaattgtgttttttttaataatattatgtaaGCGGAATATGATATTAGATTTTTTACAAGTTATTATTcgagaaaataatattttagatcGATTTAAATTCTTATAACTAATTCTTTTAAATAATGATAGTTGGGagtattaatatttaagtaaaaaaatattttacgtaattaaatcaaattaattatatattttttggtttaaaatcataaattatattatgcaAGTACGAAAATGCCCCTTTACTAACGGCTATTATTTAACGTTAATGGACTTTTTTGATGAAGGGTTAAAACTGCTACTCTTTATGAAGTATGAGTACTCAACTGTCATGTTTCAAAGTTTTGGTACTTAACTGTTTATTTTCTAAACTtaggggttacaaactgtaataTAATCCTATAATTATTTTACtaaacattataaattaatgagttaattacactttgtaacccctaagtttgctccaaacgcagtttagtacctgaactttaaaacgtggcaatatgcaccctacacttaacattcccgtgcaagttgtaaccattagtcactattccgtccaaatctgccgataactttaactgtttgagagataacagtgtgtatattagtttctaacagctactttatcccctgtgacccctcaaaaattatgtattatattttgaaattatttctaaacacacacaacgatgtaaaaaaatttaaaataatttttaaaatatgtatctagatttagaatctgaattttttttacataaacgatgtaacttattttaaaattttaaaataaatacatattttaaaaattatattaaaattttttacatcgttgtgtgtgttcaaaaataatttcaaaatataatacataatttttgaggggtcacggggggtaaagtagctgttagaaattaatatacacactgttatatctcaaacagttaaaattaacggcagatttggaccgaatagtgactaggggttacaacttgcacgggaatgttaagtgtagggtgcatattgccacgttttaaagttcaggtactaaagtgtgtttggagcaaacctaagggttacaaagtgtaattaactctaaaTTAATTTTCATAACATGTTTATACAATAATAACTGAATCTAATTTTTATAACATCCGGGATTTTCGTGTagaatgttactccctccgttcctttatgttagtcgctttgactttttgcacgtatttttgaggtgcaaaaaaaacgtagttctacacattatttttcaaaatttcttttcctggataaaaatatagatgttaaacttttattcagaaaaagaaaattttaaaaataatatgtagaagtatgttttttatacacctcaaattacatgcacaaagtcaaagcgactaacataaagaaacggagggagtatgtgatTACAATATAAGTTGTTTGGATATCTTTgtatttatatgaattatagATGATGTGGGCTAAAAAATAACCCTTGAGATATAATTAATATTGCATTAATTAGACTTAGTATGGTCCAATAAATAGGCCCAGTCAATGAGGCCCAAAACGCTAATTATTTATTGATAAATGCAAATCAAAATTGCTGGATACAATTTTGAGAGATTATACTACTATCCttcttgtttttctgtgcatCCGCATGTAAACACGCGTGCTGTCTAATTCCGTGCGTAATCATTTAATACATAATGCTAGTTTTATGTGTAGTCATTTAATAACATACACCTGCATTACGTTAATTCTGTCCTGTACATTATATCAATAATACAGTCAGACTCATATTTTTGTCTATACATGTATTTatatctttaatataattattcggTTATTCTAGTGTGTGACCATGGACACATGCTAAGCGcttaattttataagtttgactcatttttattggctctcatatcttaataatggtgaACCCCTGATAtacaatcaccacaccaatcaaaatctcccaaacatataaaattcggcgcttagcatgtgcccatgacgcacactagacaaacccataatTGTTAATAAGATTTTTCATATTCatcattcatatatttatatatgtgtgtaatttattctaatttgattagatgtaaaaaagttaaatctaacatatttattattttcctcTAGTGATCTAAAATAGCTCAATCAACTTATTTGTTTTACCTGgctgtgtttatataagatattattttttttattttttcttatttttagatTTCATCGTCAATATTATGTTGTCATATAATCTTAAAAAagaacttatattttttttactgaaAATTATAAGTTCAATACCGATAATATTTATCTACAagaaataacatgataaagaatattttattctatttttatatttctagaatttaacttttaatttataatttgtgttatttcaatatcaaaaatatttattttaaaatgataacataataaataatagGCCTTTTTTCATAACCTGGTTTTATAGGGCTTTTATAAATAATAgggcttttttcataaataataggGCTTTTTTCATAgggcttatatatatatatatatatatatatatatatatatatatatatatatatgcctttTTTAATACTTATTTTATGTATAGAAAATTCATATTTTGTTATCATGAAGATattgatttaacatattatggtaaaatataatttataaatattttctctactaacttttttttagttcaatattaaaaatagataagtTATCTGTAAaattaacataataa is a window from the Daucus carota subsp. sativus chromosome 8, DH1 v3.0, whole genome shotgun sequence genome containing:
- the LOC108199204 gene encoding probable nucleoredoxin 1-2; its protein translation is MFFGMLSMRSLGKYILRVKFSSRLTTCATTRTLSTCVKSTIFCSFNSLHLSGIMTGGGYTECKRYHAASDHKLKWGKWGITKGDTISLTDLLFTHNRNYLVKNNHQHVKAEQLEGKVVGIYFLPLSAKNPKHSLWHTALLKDVYDDLRPVNNFEIILVACNDLDDDNFGAQIPVHPSLETDSHKVFHDLFSCMPWTAIPFSDVTSRKHVQRSFGVSEEHVFQPNLYIVDQTGMVLQCCSWSWDILEYYGSLGYPFSDKRLKFLRTEDYLATQQPCLKTLLGFPQRDYVISNNGDKIPIHTFEDKVVALYFYHPDFPDSRTEKLKLVYEEFKIKNVFEVVLVYIYEPRYRKQWRSEKLFWKSEESFWEKFKNMPWLALPFKDMCYKKLMRVFEFQCDYSPRLVIFGPHADYIEPFGFRMLHKYGIGGYPFTRKKAAELETEKIKELRWEMLWDPNTVFRRNDGSQVPFSLLSGKKVMLVLESFNNLLNVDDGSKEVMSIIEFLTKLKERYFRKKGTDDEFEVIRILVNNTESSVSKHLVGDMPWLVSPGSKLMHELDSSYFWYGRSTYDVLLFHIPIFAFSADGKLVRKTMYPTFEASEFPFYAGSLEDETLCQLITCWGLDYSNFRYNGRIYT